The Oryzias melastigma strain HK-1 linkage group LG13, ASM292280v2, whole genome shotgun sequence genome window below encodes:
- the LOC112149496 gene encoding CLK4-associating serine/arginine rich protein encodes MWQEARKHERKLRGMMVDYKRRGERRREYYEKIKKDPAQFLQVHGRAYKIHLDPAVALAAESPANMMPWQGDANNMIDRFDVRAHLDYIPTYTPPLLSTSTPEQEMEERKCNYERYRGLVQNDFATISEEQCLYQIYLDELYGGLTKPNEEEKKKLAEKRVTIGYTYEDSTVPEPNQHSDKDEDNSENSDSEEDEGIPDIDVEVDVDELNQEQLADLNKMATSYGMADGDFVRMLKKDKEEVEAIKHAKALEAEKAMYSGRRSRRQRREFREKRLKGRQISPPSYARRDSPTYDPYKRPESESSSESRSRSRTPGPEKITFITSFGGSDDEAAAAAQTATSHSGHAPSSLQHSAGHNRGSRRRKSSSSRSPSSSSRSSSRSSSRSSSRSHRARRGRGRRDGRRSRSRSRSRRRSRSYSRGRGGNGSYRRRDRTRSRSNDRTRDRERDRRRYSARKRTRSRSSSRRRSSSRRGGQSSRGYRRGDSRSQSRSHSRSRSRSPSQSPTRAAHSPSPAHRASQPAATAVSDKLRKPDTPGGKETGAAKPKLTPQEKLKLRMQKALNKQSKADKKAAQEKIQQQEHKRQEREGELRAMARKIRMKERERREKERDEWERQYGRQSSSPSPSKYGREHSSHRRRSRSRSRSPYYRY; translated from the exons ATGTGGCAGGAGGCCCGCAAACATGAGCGCAAGCTTCGGGGTATGATGGTAGACTACAAGCGCCGTGGTGAACGCCGGCGAGAGTACTATGAGAAAATA aaaaaagATCCGGCTCAGTTTCTGCAGGTTCATGGCAGAGCCTACAAGATCCACCTGGATCCTGCTGTGGCGCTGGCTGCAGAAAGCCCTGCAAACAT GATGCCGTGGCAAGGAGACGCCAACAACATGATCGACAGATTTGACGTTAGGGCTCATCTGGACTACATCCCCACCTACACCCCCCCTCTGCTCAGCACATC CACGCCAGAGCaggagatggaggagaggaAGTGCAACTATGAGCGCTACCGAGGTTTGGTGCAGAATGACTTTGCCACCA TCTCAGAGGAGCAGTGTTTATACCAGATCTACCTGGACGAACTCTATGGAGGCTTGACGAAACCAAAcgaagaggagaagaagaa ATTGGCCGAGAAAAGAGTGACTATCGGCTACACGTATGAAGACAGCACTGTGCCAGAGCCCAACCAGCATTCAGACAAAGACGAGGACAATTCAGAGAATAGTGATTCAGAAGAGGACGAGGGCATCCCTGACATCG ATGTGGAGGTGGATGTCGACGAgctgaatcaggagcagctAGCCGACCTAAACAAAATGGCAACTTCTTACGGAATGGCTGATGGCGACTTTGTCAG GATGTTAAAGAAAGACAAGGAGGAAGTGGAGGCCATCAAACACGCCAAAGCCCTGGAGGCGGAGAAAGCCATGTACTCT GGACGTCGCTCTCGCAGACAACGGAGAGAGTTCAGAGAAAAACGCCTGAAAGGTAGACAGATTAGCCCGCCAAG TTATGCCAGAAGAGACAGTCCAACATACGATCCATACAAACG CCCAGAGTCGGAGTCCAGCTCTGAGTCCCGGTCACGCTCTCGTACCCCCGGTCCGGAGAAGATCACCTTCATCACCAGCTTTGGAGGCAGCGAtgatgaagctgctgcagcgGCTCAAACTGCCACCTCTCACTCTGGCCACGCCCCCTCCAGCTTGCAGCACTCTGCAGGTCATAACAGGGGCTCCCG GAGGCGAAAGTCATCCTCCAGTCgttctccctcctcttcctcccgtTCATCATCTCGCTCCTCATCGCGCTCGTCTTCTCGTTCCCATCGAGCCAGACGAGGGCGTGGGAGAAGGGATGGACGTCGCTCCCGGAGTCGCTCGCGGTCAAGACGGCGTTCCAGATCTTACTCCAGAGGCAGAGGGGGCAACGGTTCTTACAGGAGACGTGACCGAACAAGATCCCGCTCCAATGACAGGACCCGAGACCGGGAAAGGGACAGGAGACGATACTCGGCACGTAAACGAACAAG ATCTCGATCCAGCTCACGTCGGAGAAGCAGCTCCCGCCGAGGGGGCCAGAGCAGTAGAGGGTATCGCCGGGGAGACAGTCGCAGTCAAAGTCGCAGTCATAGTCGCAGTCGCAGCCGCAGCCCCTCTCAGTCTCCCACCCGAGCAGCCCACAGCCCCTCCCCTGCTCACAGAGCTTCCCAGCCTGCTGCCACCGCCGTCTCTGACAAGCTGAGAAA GCCTGACACTCCGGGTGGTAAAGAGACGGGAGCTGCCAAA CCAAAGCTGACCCCCCAGGAGAAGCTCAAGCTACGAATGCAGAAGGCGCTCAACAAGCAAT CCAAGGCGGATAAGAAGGCTGCTCAGGAGAAGATCCAGCAGCAGGAACACAAGCGAcag GAGCGAGAGGGAGAGCTGCGAGCCATGGCACGCAAGATCCGCATGAA GGAACGCGAGCGGCGTGAGAAAGAAAGGGACGAATGGGAAAGACAGTACGGGCGGCAGAGCAGCTCACCGTCTCCTTCCAAATATG GCCGAGAACACAGCTCACACAGAAG GAGATCACGGTCTCGGTCACGAAGTCCATACTACAGATACTGA
- the znf296 gene encoding zinc finger protein 296, giving the protein MSRRKLGSRPQHLSAIQDAPVLEDGADSAGDPPLQMYAPDEGRDLLTCGQCSKAFPLAHILAFIQHKQGGCGSRNPAPGVSATPPSPASRTRHQRACKGGPGPGFIELRRGTARNQAWGEELGVNVKAEFNKSVPEEPLYFTCQQCEGIFPSAWALLQHAQHLHSFSIYQEDEEEDMDMGEDGRGLQDHKPVTAVLDPRHLSQTLASAFQPSVLRRSRQMHPASSSSNSQAMNFSVRLKELAEGSNTSSSSPRGLVLSPSSSPPAASPFPHTVTLQTDFHCELCDQNFQSLRALSAHRRTHACERPYHCGVCGQAFAQSGQLARHIRSHHREAGGSVCESVEMDEDAGRLRRGRFQMQPPGILGKGVVGDLRAQGSSEVDLAISKHPSVASGLALLTPQGRAADRELLRLYQRSGEGGEEEVEGQGEPQLSPPCASPSEGSLESGETGGSGESGIASGNCTPKRPEMGEKARGGGEWENERGELVRREKEWSSVQVSEVVQEWQRDNEWRSGAGGANTGGSANPTSGTTVKRKKDEACEYCGKQFRNSSNLTVHRRSHTGERPYRCGLCNYACAQSSKLTRHMKTHGAQGAKASFLCQLCSVPFTVYATLEKHLKKVHGLSHASVGTFTQASAADTLAAFRAREEAAVVKMEEEEETSLDRIDTESKVQSHGGIGVEVEEASPTLVEGLPCEISAEALTSAL; this is encoded by the exons ATGTCCAGGCGCAAACTTGGAAGCAGACCGCAGCACCTGAGCGCAATTCAAG ACGCCCCTGTACTTGAGGATGGTGCGGACTCAGCAGGTGACCCCCCCCTGCAGATGTACGCCCCCGACGAAGGTCGTGACCTCCTCACCTGTGGCCAGTGCAGCAAGGCCTTCCCACTGGCCCACATTCTGGCGTTCATCCAGCACAAGCAGGGCGGCTGCGGCTCCAGAAACCCGGCCCCGGGCGTCAGCGCCACCCCACCCTCGCCTGCCAGCCGAACCAGGCACCAGCGGGCCTGCAAGGGTGGGCCGGGGCCCGGCTTCATCGAGCTGCGGAGAGGGACGGCCAGGAACCAAGCCTGGGGGGAGGAGCTCGGCGTAAATGTGAAGGCAGAGTTCAACAAATCAG TGCCTGAGGAGCCCTTGTATTTCACCTGCCAGCAGTGTGAGGGTATATTTCCGTCTGCATGGGCGCTCCTGCAGCACGCTCAGCACCTGCACTCCTTCAGCATCTAccaggaggacgaggaggaagaCATGGACATGGGAGAAGACGGAAGAGGCCTTCAAGACCACAAACCCGTCACAGCGGTTCTGGACCCGCGCCACCTGAGCCAAACGCTGGCCTCTGCCTTTCAGCCGTCTGTTCTGCGTCGCTCCCGTCAGATGCaccccgcctcctcctccagTAACTCGCAGGCTATGAACTTTTCCGTGCGGCTGAAAGAGCTGGCTGAAGGGAGTAACACCAGCAGCAGCTCGCCCAGAGGCCTTGTGCTGTCACCATCCTCGTCTCCACCTGCAGCCTCTCCTTTTCCTCACACTGTGACCCTGCAGACCGACTTCCACTGTGAGCTGTGTGACCAGAACTTCCAGTCCCTGCGTGCCCTGTCTGCGCACCGCAGGACTCATGCGTGCGAGAGGCCCTATCACTGTGGAGTGTGCGGACAGGCCTTTGCACAGAGTGGTCAGCTGGCTCGTCACATAAGGAGCCATCACCGCGAGGCTGGAGGAAGTGTTTGTGAGTCGGTGGAGATGGATGAGGACGCGGGGAGGCTACGGAGAGGGAGATTTCAAATGCAGCCGCCTGGAATCCTTGGGAAGGGAGTGGTTGGAGATTTGAGAGCACAGGGCTCCTCTGAGGTGGACCTGGCCATCTCTAAACATCCATCTGTGGCTTCTGGTTTAGCACTTTTGACCCCTCAGGGAAGAGCAGCGGACAGGGAGCTGCTGAGACTGTACCAGCGATCGGGAGAAGGGGGTGAGGAGGAAGTGGAAGGGCAGGGGGAGCCCCAGCTCTCCCCGCCCTGCGCCAGCCCCTCCGAAGGCTCGCTGGAGAGCGGAGAGACGGGAGGGAGCGGAGAAAGCGGCATCGCCAGTGGCAACTGTACGCCCAAACGCCCAGAGATGGGTGAAAAGGCTCGAGGGGGCGGCGAGTGGGAAAACGAAAGAGGAGAGCTTGTGCGGCGGGAGAAGGAGTGGAGCTCGGTGCAGGTCAGCGAAGTCGTGCAGGAGTGGCAGAGGGACAACGAGTGGAGGAGCGGAGCAGGAGGAGCGAATACCGGAGGAAGCGCCAACCCCACGTCCGGTACCACcgttaaaagaaagaaagacgaGGCCTGCGAGTACTGCGGCAAACAGTTCAGGAACAGCAGCAACCTGACTGTCCACCGACGCAGCCACACAGGTGAGCGGCCCTACCGCTGTGGCCTCTGCAACTACGCCTGCGCCCAGAGTTCAAAGTTAACGCGCCACATGAAGACGCACGGCGCCCAGGGAGCCAAGGCCTCCTTCCTGTGCCAGCTGTGCTCGGTGCCATTCACCGTGTACGCGACCTTGGAGAAACATCTGAAGAAAGTTCACGGCCTGAGCCACGCCAGCGTGGGCACGTTCACACAAGCCAGCGCCGCGGACACGTTAGCTGCTTTCAGGGCCAGGGAGGAGGCGGCTGTGGTGaaaatggaggaggaggaggagaccaGTTTGGATCGGATAGACACGGAGAGCAAGGTGCAAAGTCATGGCGGCATAGGcgtggaggtggaggaggccAGCCCGACTCTAGTTGAAGGTCTCCCATGTGAAATCAGTGCAGAAGCTTTGACTTCAGCACTTTAA